DNA sequence from the Salifodinibacter halophilus genome:
GATGACCTGGTCGAGACGCTTCATGTAACGAGCAAGAACGTCGGCGAAATCGGTTCGCTTGATCGTTTCAGTGGGAAAGCAGTAGCTCACATCGACTTCTACTTCCGTCGCGCTGATGGTGGTCTTCTGAATCCACCACATGCAGTCCTGAGCCATGACGATGAAGAAACCGGGGAGCACGATCGAGAAGTGCGTACCTTCGAGCCGGATACCGTAAGCAGCAGGATTAAACGTAAAACCGCTGTCCCGATCCTCCGGGGCCAGGGCAACTGTTTGGCGCGATGTCTCCATGTCCACTTCAATATCGGTACCGAGGCAGGAGAAGTGCCAGGCGTTATGAAAAATAGACGTTCTTTCGCGCTCGAGCCAACGTGCGTCCGTATAGATACGACTCGGTGGTTGCTCGGCTTGGTTCAACTCCTGAAATAGAGCGGTGAATTCAGAATCATCAAAGGGGGAGCCAAGTGAATCGGAACCGCCAAGCTGAGCGTCGAACATCTGGGCAAGAACTGGGAAGCTAAGAATCCATACTCGGAATTTTCATCTGTGCCGTATAGGCACAGATTGACGGCGTGCGCGCGGTACAGTTGCCCTGAGTCGCAATGAGGGGGTGCAGTGCTGTACGAGAGTTTGGCGGATAACTTCGCCCATCTGATCGAAACTGGTGTGTACCAACTGGGCACCAGATTGCCTTCGGTCCGCCGCATCAGCGTTGAAAAGGATTTGAGCGTGTCTACCTGCGTTCGGGCCTACCATGAGCTTGAACGCCGCGGTGTGATCGAGGCCCGGCCCCGGTCTGGCTTTTTCGTCCTCTCTGCCGGAACGGGCCCTGCCTTACCGAGCGTTTCGTCCGAGGCGGAGACGCCTGTCCCTGTATCCGGCCGCGATCGGATATTGCGGATGCTGGACGCCGCTGCAGAGCCGGATATGACGAACTTCGGCGCCGCATCACCGCATCCTGAATTCATGCCCAGCGGTGCGATCGCCAAAGCCAGCAGCCGAATCTGGCATACGGCTCGCCGGCGGTGTATGACGCAGGCGTTTCCCCCGGCGCGTTCGAACTGCGAGCAGAAATCGCGAGACGGCTCAGCCTGGCATCTTGCGAAGTCTCGCCAGATGATCTGGTTATCACAAATGACTGCCAAGCATCGCTCACGCTCGCCTTGGGATTGGTGTGTAAGGCCGGGGATGTCGTGGCCGTTGAATCACCGACCTATTACGGGTTGCTAGAGGTGTTGGAGCAACGCGGGCTCAAAGCATTGCCTATACCCACTGACCCTCAGACCGGCATTTCGCTTGAACTGCTTGAGAAAGCGCTCAAGCGATGGAATCCGAGGGCGATCGCTGTGATTCCGACCATCTCTAACCCAATGGGGGTCACGCTCTCCGAGGAGAAGAAAAGGATGCTGGTGCGACTGGCGGAGAAATACGAAACACCCATCATCGAGGACGATGTCTATGGGGAGCTTGTAGCGTCGGGGCGACGATCGCGGCCGCTCAAGAGTTGGAGTCAGTCAGGCATGGTCTACTACTGCAGTTCGGCCACGAAAACGATCTCCGCTGGCCTGCGTGTCGGGTGGGTGTTGGTGCCACCCGAACGTCGCGAGGAAGCTCGGTATCAGCAGTATCTTGCTTCGGTTTCGATCAATACCTCGGCCCAGCTCACGCTCGCAAATTATCTATCAACGGCGAACATTCATCGGCATATGCATATCGCCGCCCAGGGGTATAAGCGATGCAGGCGCGGGTTTGTCGCACAGCTAGAGGCAAAGCTTCCTGCTTCCGTTTCGATCAGCCGGCCGCATGGCGGGTTCCTGATCTGGGTCGAGCTGCCTGAGTACATCGACACAAGCGAGTTGCTGTCTTGCGCCCTAGAGAGACACGTTACGTTTGCTCCGGGCGAGTTGTTTTCACCTGACGGCGAGTTCAAGAATTGTCTTCGGCTAAATTCGGCGCTTGAGTCCAACAAAGTGGCCACACGGGGGATCGATATTCTCACCGAGCTGATATCCAGCCAAATGAGAAAGCTAGAATAGCCGGCGACCACTGAAAGATCACAGCTAGCACACAAAGTAGCGACGAAGCAGCACCGGGCTCGGGAAACGGTGCGAGAGCAGCCGGAGACCACTAGGGGGAGGCGCCATGGACGCTTGTAGACTGTTGGTGACCGGGGCAAGTGGCTCGGACGACTCTCGGTATGGCGCTGGCAGCGCATTGGTCCGTCCCACACGCTGATGTGGACGACTACTTTTGGGTTCCGACTGAGCAACCGTATACGATCAAGCGGAATTGCCAGAATCGTGTGCATCTGATGCGTCAAATTTTTCTGCCACGGCCCGCCTGGGTCCTCTCCGGTTCAGTCATGGAATGGGGATCGGAAATCGTCGATCGGCTGCAAGCCGTGATCTTTCTGGAGCTCGATCCAGCGGTCCGTCTCTGTCGACTCCAGTCGCGGGAAAAACGTCGGTACGGACCTAGGATTGAGACCGGCGGGGACCGCCGATCACATCACGAAGAGTTTATCGCCTGGGCGCGACGGTATGACGATGATGATTTCGAAGGCCGCAGTCGTCGCCGCCACGAAGAGTGGCTGTCCTCCCTCCACTGTCCGGTGTTAAGGCTAGACGCGTCTGCCAAGGTGTCACATCTAGTGGAATCAGTGAGGAACCGGCGGGTCGGCTAGACGGGATGAATATATGCGGATCGGAGTTCGTGCAGCACTGCAAATGTGGACTTGTGCGGAGAAGCTAGTTGACTGCAAGCTCGTTCGTAGAGATCAGCTAGTCGCGCCCCGTCGTCGTCAGTAAAGGTTTCGATATCCCATTGAAGGTGACATAGGACCCCATTGCGCGACCGCAGCACTTGGAGTGCGACGTCGGCCATGGCTCCGCCATCGAGGGGTTGGGCTGTTGCTTGAAGTTCACGGATGAGAACAACGACCCGAGCGGCTGCAGAGTGTGGAAGATAAACAAGTTCCGGAAGAGCGTCTCAGGGACCCTTGTAGTTCTCGATCATCAAGATCATTTGCACCCCTTGGTATCCGTCGGTCCGGTTTCGACGTGGCGCGGATTGAGTCCGGCTTCGGCAAGCGTTGCGGCTTTCATCACTGCGCGTGCCTTGTTCATGGTTTCGGTCCACTCGGTTGCCGGGTCTGAATCGGCCACGATGCCGCCGCCGGCCTGGACGTGAATCTCGTTTTGTTTGATCACGGCGGTGCGGATGGCAATCGCCAAATCCATGCTGCCGTTGCCGGCTAGATAACCGACCGCGCCTCCGTAGACGCCGCGTTTGACGGGTTCGAGTTCGTCGATGATCTCCATTGCTCGAATCTTGGGCGCGCCTGACAGCGTCCCTGCGGGAAATGCGGCCTTAAGCGCATCGATGGGCCGGTAGCCCGGTGCCAGCCGGCCGACGACGTTCGACACGATGTGCATGACATGTGAGTAGCGCTCGATGGCCATGCGCTCGGTGAGCCGCACGCTGCCCGGTTCGGATACGCGCCCAACGTCATTGCGGCCGAGGTCGATGAGCATCAGGTGTTCGGCGAGCTCCTTGGGATCGGCGAGCAGCTCATCGGCGAGTCGCGCGTCGTCCTCGGCGTCGTGGCCGCGCGGTCGGGTGCCGGCGATAGGACGCACGGTCATTTCGCCGTCCATGGCGCGGACCAAAATCTCGGGTGATGCACCGACAACGTAGTGATCGCCGAAGTTGAAGTAGAACATATACGGCGATGGGTTCAAGCCACGCAGCGCGCGATACAGCGATAATGGCTCGGCGTGGAAGCCGGCCGACAGCCGCTGGCTGGGTACGACCTGCATCACATCGCCGGCGCGAACATACTCGCGGATGCACGTGACGGCATTTTCATAGCCAGCCTGGGTCAGGCCGGAGCGAAACGTGCTGTCGCCGGGTGTTGTGGCGGCGTCATTCGGCCCGCCGCGCTCAGCCGCCGACAGAGGCTGACTCAGGCGTTCCACGCGCTCATCGAGGCGTGCCGCGAGCCGTTGATAGCCGGCTTCGTCGCCGCGCTCGTAATGGCCGATGCAGTAGAGCTTGCCGGCCAGGTTGTCGAAGATGACGAGCTCGTCGGCAACGAGTAGATAAATGTCCGGCAGATCGAGTGGGTCGGGTTTGTCGACACCGGCCAGCCGCGGCTCGATATAGCGCACCGTGTCATAGCCGAAATAGCCGACGAGCCCGCCGGTAAGACGTGGCAGTTCAGGGATGTTCGGTAGAGGACGGGCGTCGTTGAATGCCTGGATCCAGGCCAGCGGATCAGCGACGTCGTCCGCGCGTTGGATAACCTCGTCGCCGCGCTCATGGAGGATGGTGTGGCCGAAAACGCGGATCTGTTCGTCGCAGGGCAGGCCGATGATCGAGTAGCGACCCCAGCGTTCGCCGCCCTGCACGGATTCGAGCAGAAACGAGTTGGGTGCGTCGGCCAGTTTGAGATAGGTCGACAGCGGCGTGTCGAGGTCGGCGAAGGCTTCGACCACGAGCGGGATGCGGTCGCTGGCGGGCGTTTGGGTTGTTGTCATTACACAGTCCGGATCGATACAAACCTGCCGGCGCACGGATTGCCCGGGCGCCGGCCACACCTCGGCTTTAAAGCCGCCAGTTGGTGCGGCGCCATCGCCGGCTTGGCTGAGCCGGGCGTTGCTTGTGTGAGCGGCTTGTGCTTCGGAACCGTGTCATCCTGTTGCGCTCTGATGGCCGGGCGCCTGCTCAGTGTAGCGCGCCGGACACGCATTGCCTATGCATTGGCTGTCGCAATGCGTTGTCTCAAATCGCTTATGGCGGCGGTGTAGTCCGGCTGGCCGAAAATCGCCGAGCCGGCTACGAACGTGTCGGCGCCGGCTTCGGCGACGGTGGCGATGTTGTCCGCCTTGATGCCGCCATCGACTTGCAATCGGATGGGGCGACCGCTGGCGTCGATAATCGCGCGCGCTTCGGCGATCTTGGCGGGCATGGATTCGATGAAGCGTTGGCCGGCAAAACCAGGGTTGACCGACATGATCAGCACGATGTCGACCAGATCCAGCACATATTTCAACCATTCCAGCGGCGTAGCCGGGTTGAACACGAGACCGGTTCGACAGCCCGCATCGCGCGCGATGCGCAGGCTGCGGTCGACATGGTCGCTGGCTTCGGGGTGAAACGTGATTGAATCGGCGCCGGCCGCGGCGAAGGCCTCGATCAATGGATCGACCGGTCGCACCATCAAGTGCGCGTCGAGCGGCGTATCGGGATGGCTCGCCTCGAGATGCGTTTTCAGAGAGCGGGCGACCGGCGGGCCGAAGGTCAGATTCGGTACGAAATGGTTGTCCATGACATCGAAATGGATCCAGTCCGCGCCGGCGGCGATCGAGGCCTCGGACTCGGGCCCGAGTTGGGCGAGATCACCGGCCAGGATTGAGGGGGCGATAACGGGGGGCAGTGGCGAACGGGGCATGCGGTGCGCTGGCTTTGTTGGCTGATGTAGTCTACGCTCGGCGACTGCTCATTGTCAGTGATAATCAGCCTTGAATACGTCCGAACCCGCGTCGGCCGCGCCGCACGCGATTCACCAGTCCGAGCTTGCCAGCCTGCCGCTTCTTGCCCGCGGCAAGGTCCGCGACATTTACGCTGTCGACGACACGCGACTGTTGATCGTGACCAGCGATCGGCTGTCGGCATATGACGTCGTTCTGCCCAATCCCATTCCGGGCAAGGGCGCGGTGCTGACCGCGCTAACCGATTTCTGGCTCAACGAGTTCAGCGACGTGGTGCGCGATCATCGCGTCGCCGAAACGCCGGCCGATGTCCTGTCGGCCGAGGATCACGCGCAGGTTGGTGGCCGCGCGTCGCTAGTTGCGCGCCTCGAGCCGTTACCAGTCGAGGCCGTGGTGCGTGGTTATCTGATTGGTTCCGGGTGGCGCGACTACAGCGCCACTGGGCGCGTATCCGGCATTGAGTTGCCCGCTGGACTGCGCCAGGCCGATGCGCTGCCCGAACCTATATTTACGCCGTCGACCAAGGCCGAAGCCGGCGACAAGGATCAGCCGATGGATTTTGCCGAGGTCCAGCGTGTGATCGGTGCCGAGCGCGCTGCTGAAGTGCGCGACACGGCGATCGCGCTCTACCGACGGGCAGCCGCCTATGCGTCCGAGCGTGGCATCATCATTGCCGACACCAAATTCGAATTTGGCCTCGATCCCCAAGGCCGACTTACCCTGATCGACGAGGTGCTAACCCCCGATTCCTCGCGTTTCTGGCCGCGGACCGATTATGTGCCGGGCACCAGCCCGCCGAGCTTCGATAAACAGTATGTCCGCGATTATCTCGATACACTCGACTGGGATAAGACCGCGCCGGGGCCGCAGTTGCCGCAGTCGGTGATCGATGGGACCGCCGCACGCTACGCCGAGGCGCAGAAGCGACTGACGACTTAGTGCCAGCCCCGGCAGAGTTGGCCGGGGTTATTTGTTGCGCTGTTCCTGCTCGGTGATGGCGTTGTTGAGAACGCCGATCACGGCGTTTCTGTCGACGCTCGTATATTTGACGGCGAGCTGGTAGGCGTAGGCCATCGGCTTGAGTTGGTCACGGCCGCTGGGCTTGTGCAGATCGGCACCTTGCTGGATCAGAAACTTGGTCAGCCGCGCGTCATTTTGTCGAATTGCGTACATAAGCGGCGTCAGTGGCCGATGGTCGGGGCGTGGATCCCGGGTGTCGACACTCAAGCCTTGTGCAATGTAGTAACGCGCGCAGTCGTACGGCTGGAGGATTTGCTGTTGGTGCGCGAACAGGTAGATGAGTCCGCCTTGACTGTTGATCGACTGTACGCTCGGCGGTCCGTTATCGGTTGGGCTTGCGGCACCTTGGCAGGCGTCGCGGTCGCCCTCGGCGAATGCGGACGGTACGCTGGTAAGCCACATAACCAGCCCCACGACAAAAACGAGCGCGCAGCTCAATACGAAGCGCGGCGTATGCGCGCTCTGTGCGCCCGGGTTAATCCGTTTGATCGTCGACATGCTGTTGCTTGTTGAATAGGTGGTCGATGCGTTGTTCATAAGCGGCGTAGTTTAGGTGTTGATATAACGCGTCGCGCGTCTGCATTTGTTCTACGACGTGGGTTTGCGTGCCCTGCGACCGAATCTCACGGTAAACGGTATCAGCCGCCGCGGCCATGGCGCGGGCCGCCGAAAGTGGATAGAGCACCATCGAGACATCGTTGGCGGCCAATTCGTCGGTGGTGACTAGCGGCGACCTGCCGAACTCGGTCATATTCGCCAGCACCGGCACGCCCAGTTCGGCGAATTGTCGATAGATCGATGGGTCCGGCGCGGCTTCTACGAATAAATAATCGGCGCCGGCCTCGACGTAGCGCGCGGCGCGTTCGAGCGCGGCCTCGGTGCCTTCGACCGCGATCGCGTCCGTACGCGCCATGATGCCCAGTGAGTCGCGCGCGTCTACAGCGGCTTTGAGCCGGTCGACCATCTCGTCGGCGGAAACCAGCGCCTTGCCGGGGCGGTGGCCGCAGCGCTTGGTCCCGATTTGATCCTCGATGTGGACGCAGGCCGCGCCCGCGTTTTCC
Encoded proteins:
- a CDS encoding PLP-dependent aminotransferase family protein, whose product is MYDAGVSPGAFELRAEIARRLSLASCEVSPDDLVITNDCQASLTLALGLVCKAGDVVAVESPTYYGLLEVLEQRGLKALPIPTDPQTGISLELLEKALKRWNPRAIAVIPTISNPMGVTLSEEKKRMLVRLAEKYETPIIEDDVYGELVASGRRSRPLKSWSQSGMVYYCSSATKTISAGLRVGWVLVPPERREEARYQQYLASVSINTSAQLTLANYLSTANIHRHMHIAAQGYKRCRRGFVAQLEAKLPASVSISRPHGGFLIWVELPEYIDTSELLSCALERHVTFAPGELFSPDGEFKNCLRLNSALESNKVATRGIDILTELISSQMRKLE
- the prpB gene encoding methylisocitrate lyase; amino-acid sequence: MHTTARFADALAAESPLQIAGAINAYAAILAENAGFRALYVSGGGVANWSYGLPDLGMTTRDDVLEDVRRITDVTSCPLLVDIDTGWGQALNIARTIHTMENAGAACVHIEDQIGTKRCGHRPGKALVSADEMVDRLKAAVDARDSLGIMARTDAIAVEGTEAALERAARYVEAGADYLFVEAAPDPSIYRQFAELGVPVLANMTEFGRSPLVTTDELAANDVSMVLYPLSAARAMAAAADTVYREIRSQGTQTHVVEQMQTRDALYQHLNYAAYEQRIDHLFNKQQHVDDQTD
- a CDS encoding anthranilate synthase component I; the protein is MTTTQTPASDRIPLVVEAFADLDTPLSTYLKLADAPNSFLLESVQGGERWGRYSIIGLPCDEQIRVFGHTILHERGDEVIQRADDVADPLAWIQAFNDARPLPNIPELPRLTGGLVGYFGYDTVRYIEPRLAGVDKPDPLDLPDIYLLVADELVIFDNLAGKLYCIGHYERGDEAGYQRLAARLDERVERLSQPLSAAERGGPNDAATTPGDSTFRSGLTQAGYENAVTCIREYVRAGDVMQVVPSQRLSAGFHAEPLSLYRALRGLNPSPYMFYFNFGDHYVVGASPEILVRAMDGEMTVRPIAGTRPRGHDAEDDARLADELLADPKELAEHLMLIDLGRNDVGRVSEPGSVRLTERMAIERYSHVMHIVSNVVGRLAPGYRPIDALKAAFPAGTLSGAPKIRAMEIIDELEPVKRGVYGGAVGYLAGNGSMDLAIAIRTAVIKQNEIHVQAGGGIVADSDPATEWTETMNKARAVMKAATLAEAGLNPRHVETGPTDTKGCK
- the rpe gene encoding ribulose-phosphate 3-epimerase yields the protein MPRSPLPPVIAPSILAGDLAQLGPESEASIAAGADWIHFDVMDNHFVPNLTFGPPVARSLKTHLEASHPDTPLDAHLMVRPVDPLIEAFAAAGADSITFHPEASDHVDRSLRIARDAGCRTGLVFNPATPLEWLKYVLDLVDIVLIMSVNPGFAGQRFIESMPAKIAEARAIIDASGRPIRLQVDGGIKADNIATVAEAGADTFVAGSAIFGQPDYTAAISDLRQRIATANA
- a CDS encoding phosphoribosylaminoimidazolesuccinocarboxamide synthase, with amino-acid sequence MNTSEPASAAPHAIHQSELASLPLLARGKVRDIYAVDDTRLLIVTSDRLSAYDVVLPNPIPGKGAVLTALTDFWLNEFSDVVRDHRVAETPADVLSAEDHAQVGGRASLVARLEPLPVEAVVRGYLIGSGWRDYSATGRVSGIELPAGLRQADALPEPIFTPSTKAEAGDKDQPMDFAEVQRVIGAERAAEVRDTAIALYRRAAAYASERGIIIADTKFEFGLDPQGRLTLIDEVLTPDSSRFWPRTDYVPGTSPPSFDKQYVRDYLDTLDWDKTAPGPQLPQSVIDGTAARYAEAQKRLTT